The following proteins are encoded in a genomic region of Grus americana isolate bGruAme1 chromosome 35, bGruAme1.mat, whole genome shotgun sequence:
- the PC gene encoding pyruvate carboxylase, mitochondrial — MLQLCVPRGGRALLGVRLLRGPPGTTRPVSYQPIRKVLVANRGEIAIRVFRACTELGIRTVAVYSEQDTGQMHRQKADEAYLVGRGLPPVQAYLHIPDIIRVAQENGVDAIHPGYGFLSERADFAQACLDAGVRFVGPPPAVVRKMGDKVEARAIAVAAGVPVVPGTPAPVSVLSEAQDFARQVGFPIIFKAAHGGGGRGMRVVRSPEELEESFSRASSEALAAFGNGALFVEKFIERPRHIEVQILGDQHGNVVHLYERDCSIQRRHQKVVEIAPAARLHPQLRARLADDAVRIARQVGYENAGTVEFLVDQSGSYYFIEVNSRLQVEHTVTEEITDVDLVHAQLQVAAGRSLPELGLRQENIRVNGCAIQCRVTTEDPARGFQPDTGRIEVFRSGEGMGIRLDGASAFQGALISPHYDSLLVKVVAHGPDQPAAAAKMSRALAEFRIRGVKTNIPFLQNVLAHPQFLGGAADTQFIDENPELFHLRPGQNRAQKLLHYLGHVMVNGPSTPLPVKAKAALVEPNPPPVPMGPPPAGLRAVLEREGPAGFARAVRAHRGLLLTDTTFRDAHQSLLATRVRTRDLARVAPFVAHALSPLCSMETWGGATFDVAMRFLHECPWERLRELRRLVPNIPFQMLLRGANAVGYTNYPDNVVYRFCEVAVANGMDIFRVFDALNYLPNLVLGVEAAGRAGAVVEAALSYTGDVADPARTKYSLDYYLGLARELVAAGTHILCIKDMAGLLTPAAARLLVGALREQFPEVPLHVHSHDTAGAAVASMLAAANAGADVVDVAVDAMSGMTSQPSMGAMVACARGTPLDTGITLERVFEYSEYWEGARALYAAFDCTATMKSGNADVYENEIPGGQYTNLHFQAHAMGLGHKFKEVKKAYAEANKLLGDLIKVTPSSKVVGDLAQFMVQNGLSREEVEARADELSFPLSVVEFLQGHIGTPPGGFPEPFRSRVLKDLPRVEGRPGASLPPLDFEALGQELAARHGASPSSEELLSAALYPKVYDEFRTFTSTFGPVSCLGTRLFLEGPTIAEEFEVELERGKTLHIKALALGDLNATGQREVFFELNGQLRSILVRDTQALKEMHVHPKADRGAKGQVGAPMPGEVVEVRVDLGASVAKGDPLCVLSAMKMEMVVTAPLAGTVARLHVRPGMSLEGDDLIVEIE; from the exons ATGTTGCAGCTGTGCGTCCCCCGCGGGGGCCGGGCCCTCCTGGGGGTGCGGTTGCTGCGGGGTCCCCCTGGGACCACCCGCCCCGTCAGCTACCAGCCCATCCGCAAGGTCCTGGTGGCCAACCGAG GTGAGATCGCTATCCGGGTATTCCGGGCTTGCACGGAGCTGGGGATCCGGACGGTGGCCGTGTACTCGGAGCAGGACACGGGGCAGATGCACCGGCAGAAGGCGGACGAGGCTTATCTGGtggggcgggggctgccccccgTCCAGGCCTACCTCCACATCCCCGACATCATCCGCGTCGCCCAG GAGAACGGGGTGGACGCCATCCACCCGGGATATGGGTTCCTGTCGGAGCGAGCCGACTTCGCCCAGGCCTGCCTGGACGCGGGGGTCCGGTTTGTGGGACCGCCCCCTGCCGTCGTCCGAAAGATGGGAGATAAAGTGGAGGCTCGTGCCATCGCCGTCGCTGccg GAGTGCCGGTGGTGCCGGGGACGCCGGCGCCAGTGTCGGTGCTGTCGGAGGCGCAGGATTTCGCCCGCCAGGTCGGTTTTCCCATCATCTTCAAGGCAGCtcacggcggcggcggccgtgGCATGCGGGTGGTCCGCTCCCCTGAG gagctggaggagagttTCTCCCGCGCGTCCTCGGAAGCTTTGGCCGCCTTCGGCAACGGGGCCCTTTTCGTGGAAAAGTTCATCGAGCGCCCGCGGCACATCGAGGTCCAGATCCTGG GGGACCAGCACGGGAACGTGGTCCACCTCTATGAGCGGGATTGCTCCATCCAGCGCCGGCACCAAAAGGTGGTGGAGATTGCCCCGGCCGCACGCCTGCACCCCCAACTCCGCGCCCGCCTGGCTGACGACGCCGTCCGCATTGCCCGGCAG GTGGGCTACGAGAACGCGGGGACGGTGGAATTCCTGGTGGACCAGAGCGGGAGCTACTACTTCATCGAGGTCAACTCCCGGCTCCAGGTGGAACACACCGTCACCGAAGAGATCACTGA CGTGGACCTGGTCCACGCGCAGCTGCAGGTGGCGGCGGGCCGGTCGTTGCCGGAGCTCGGGCTGCGCCAGGAGAACATCCGGGTGAACGGCTGCGCCATCCAGTGCCGCGTCACCACCGAGGATCCCGCTCGCGGGTTTCAACCAGACACCGGTCGCATCGAG GTGTTCCGCAGCGGCGAGGGGATGGGGATCCGCCTGGACGGGGCTTCGGCGTTCCAGGGGGCCCTGATCTCCCCCCACTACGACTCGTTGCTGGTGAAAGTGGTGGCCCACGGCCCCGACCAaccggccgccgccgccaaGATGAGCCGGGCCCTGGCCGAATTCCGCATCCGAGGTGTCAAG ACGAACATCCCGTTCCTGCAGAACGTCCTGGCCCACCCCCAGTTTTTGGGGGGCGCCGCTGACACCCAGTTCATCGACGAGAACCCTGAACTCTTCCACCTCCGCCCTGGCCAGAATCGGGCCCAGAAGTTACTTCATTAtctgg gtCACGTGATGGTGAAcggccccagcacccccctccccgtcaAGGCGAAGGCGGCGCTGGTGGAGCCCaacccccccccggtgcccaTGG GGCCTCCCCcggcggggctgcgggcggTGTTGGAGCGGGAGGGCCCGGCGGGTTTCGCCCGGGCGGTACGAGCTCACCGGGGGCTGCTGCTGACCGACACCACCTTCCGCGACGCCCACCAATCCCTGCTCGCCACCCGCGTCCGCACGCGTGACCTCGCTCGCGTTGCCCCCTTCGTCGCGCACGCTCTCAGCCCCCTCTGCAGCATGGAGACCTGGGGAg GCGCCACTTTCGACGTGGCCATGCGATTCCTGCACGAGTGCCCCTGGGagcggctgcgggagctgcGGCGCCTGGTCCCCAACATCCCCTTCCAGATGCTGCTGCGTGGCGCCAATGCCGTCGGCTACACCAACTACCCCGACAACGTCGTCTAccg cttcTGCGAGGTGGCGGTGGCCAACGGGATGGACATCTTCCGAGTCTTTGATGCCCTCAACTATCTCCCCAACCTGGTGCTGGGAGTGGAGGCGGCCGGCCGGGCGGGGGCAGTGGTGGAGGCCGCCCTGTCCTACACCGGGGACGTGGCTGACCCTGCTCGCACCAAGTACAGCCTTGACTACTACCTGGGCCTGGCCCGCGAGCTGGTGGCCGCCGGCACCCACATCCTCTGCATCAAG GACATGGCGGGGCTGCTGACGCCAGCGGCCGCCCGGTTGCTGGTGGGGGCCCTACGGGAGCAGTTCCCCGAGGTGCCGCTGCATGTCCACAGCCATGACACCGCTGGGGCCGCCGTTGCCTCCATGCTGGCGGCCGCCAATGCTGGCGCTGACGTGGTGGACGTGGCTGTGGACGCCATGTCTGGCATGACCTCCCAACCCAGCATGGGCGCCATGGTGGCCTGTGCTCGCGGGACCCCCCTTGACACAG GCATCACGCTGGAGCGGGTGTTCGAGTACAGCGAGTACTGGGAGGGGGCACGGGCGCTCTACGCCGCCTTTGACTGCACGGCCACCATGAAGTCGGGCAATGCGGACGTCTACGAGAACGAGATCCCTGGAGGACAATACACCAACCTCCACTTCCAGGCCCATGCCATGGGGCTGGGCCACAAGTTCAAGGAGGTCAAGAAAGCCTACGCCGAGGCCAACAAGCTCCTCGGGGACCTCATTAAG GTGACGCCGTCCTCGAAGGTGGTGGGGGACCTGGCGCAGTTCATGGTGCAGAACGGGCTGTCgcgggaggaggtggaggcgCGGGCGGACGagctctccttccccctctccgTCGTGGAGTTCCTCCAGGGTCACATCGGAACCCCCCCAGGGGGCTTCCCCGAGCCCTTCCGCTCCCGG GTACTGAAGGACCTGCCCCGTGTCGAGGGGCGGCCAGGGGCTTCGCTGCCGCCGCTGGATTTCGAGGCGCTGGGGCAGGAATTGGCGGCGCGACATGGGGCCTCCCCCAGCTCCGAGGAGCTGCTCTCGGCCGCTCTGTACCCCAAAGTCTACGATGAGTTTCGTACCTTCACCTCCACCTTCGGCCCTGTCTCCTGCCTGGGCACCCGCCTCTTCCTCGAGGGTCCCACCATCGCCGAAGAGTTTGAG GTGGAGCTGGAGCGGGGGAAGACGCTGCACATCAAGGCGCTGGCGCTGGGGGACCTGAATGCCACGGGGCAGCGAGAGGTTTTCTTCGAGCTCAATGGGCAACTGCGCTCCATCCTCGTGCGAGACACCCAGGCCCTGAAG gagaTGCATGTGCACCCGAAGGCGGATCGGGGGGCCAAGGGGCAGGTGGGGGCCCCCATGCCAGGGGAGGTGGTGGAGGTCCGGGTGGATTTGGGGGCATCGGTGGCCAAGGGGGACCCCCTCTGCGTCCTCAGTGCCATGAAGATGGAGATGGTGGTGACGGCCCCCCTGGCTGGAACCGTCGCCCGCCTCCATGTTCGACCTGGAATGAGCTTGGAGGGTGATGACCTCATCGTCGAAATCGAGTAG